The Indicator indicator isolate 239-I01 chromosome 22, UM_Iind_1.1, whole genome shotgun sequence genome includes a window with the following:
- the LITAFD gene encoding lITAF domain-containing protein → MASEKGCVEIPMVMYEPHHEAYRQEPSAPEYCGQDGGYEYPSPPPYSYRETTTIEQPVYLVSQPPIIVAGIFSSKPTSTICPSCRQHITTKVIYRLGKLSYLLCTSLCMVGCCFGCCFVPLFLRIFKDADHYCPYCQFHIYRYKRL, encoded by the exons ATGGCCAGTGAGAAGGGATGTGTGGAAATCCCCATGGTTATGTATGAACCACACCATGAAGCCTACAGGCAAGAGCCCTCTGCACCGGAGTACTGTGGCCAAGACG GGGGTTATGAGTATCCTTCTCCTCCACCTTACTCCTATCGAGAAACCACCACCATCGAGCAACCAG TTTATTTGGTGTCTCAGCCTCCAATCATCGTAGCAGGAATCTTCTCAAGCAAACCAACATCCACAATATGCCCTTCCTGCCGCCAGCACATCACCACAAAGGTCATCTACAGACTGGGCAAACTCTCCTACCTTCTGTGCACTAGCTTGTGTATGGTTGG GTGCTGTTTTGGATGCTGCTTCGTACCTTTGTTCCTAAGGATCTTCAAGGATGCAGACCACTACTGCCCATACTGTCAATTTCATATTTACAGATACAAAAGACTATAG